TAGGCTGGGGGTATTGGAAAAGGGTGGGGAGAATGTGCTCACCCCCTACCTATTAAAAAATTTTTCACCTTTTATAAGGTCTCCAAAACTATCTCTGTCCCTTATAATTGAAAATCTATCTTCAAAAACAAGAACTTCTGCAGGCCTAAGTCTTGAATTGTAGTTTGAAGCCATTGTAAATCCGTAAGCTCCCGCACTTAAAATAGCAAGGTAGTCTCCTTTTTTACACTTTCCTATCTTTCTGTCAAAAGCAAAAACATCTCCTGTCTCACAAACAGGACCAACTATATCAACTATCTCTTTAGAATCTCCTCTAACAACAGGAACTATATGGTGATAAGCGTTATAAAGGGAAGGTCTCATACAATCATTCATCCCGGCATCAACAATATAAAAAGTTTTTCTATCATTACGTTTTACATAAAGCAGTTTTGTTAAAAGAATACCACTATTTCCTGAAATTCTCCTTCCTGGTTCGGTTATAAGCTTACATCCAAGCTCCTTTACATACGGAACAATCTTTTCAGCAAGGGATTTTGCAGAAGGAACCTCTTCATCGGGTTTATAGTTTATTCCAAGACCACCACCAGCATCAAAATACTCTATCTCAATGCCTTTATCTCTCAAAACTTTAACAAGGTCTGCTACTTTTCCAGCTGCTTCATCAAAAGGAGAAACATCAGTAATTTGAGAACCTATA
This Desulfurobacterium atlanticum DNA region includes the following protein-coding sequences:
- the lysA gene encoding diaminopimelate decarboxylase; its protein translation is MELLFPFIGYRNDELYVEECAVKDIGNSVGTPVYIYSKAAFEYWFKEFDGAFDEVERITAFAVKSCSNLAILRLLSELGAGADTVSAGEIFRTITAGIPSEKIVFAGVGKREDEMEYALSCGILMFNVESEDELDVLNSVAEKLGKVARIALRVNPDVDPKTHPYISTGLKTSKFGVDIERAYDIYLKAKNLKFVEPVGVHFHIGSQITDVSPFDEAAGKVADLVKVLRDKGIEIEYFDAGGGLGINYKPDEEVPSAKSLAEKIVPYVKELGCKLITEPGRRISGNSGILLTKLLYVKRNDRKTFYIVDAGMNDCMRPSLYNAYHHIVPVVRGDSKEIVDIVGPVCETGDVFAFDRKIGKCKKGDYLAILSAGAYGFTMASNYNSRLRPAEVLVFEDRFSIIRDRDSFGDLIKGEKFFNR